In Staphylococcus saccharolyticus, one genomic interval encodes:
- a CDS encoding transcriptional regulator, SarA/Rot family, with protein sequence MNEQKLNKLLEFYKHYKALSGYIDKEYKLTLNDLAVLYLAKKYCFEEQVLMQSFLKTAISELDLSRTKLLVSIRRLIDKDKLSKVRSTKDERKIFLYMNEDNVTKFNALFEDVEKFLSH encoded by the coding sequence TTGAATGAACAAAAATTAAATAAGCTACTAGAATTTTACAAACATTACAAAGCGTTATCAGGATATATAGATAAAGAATATAAGTTGACATTAAATGATCTTGCTGTACTATATTTAGCCAAAAAGTATTGCTTTGAAGAACAGGTACTAATGCAATCGTTTTTAAAAACGGCTATTAGTGAATTAGACTTAAGTAGAACTAAACTTTTAGTATCGATTCGTAGATTAATTGATAAAGATAAACTCAGCAAAGTAAGGTCAACCAAAGATGAAAGGAAAATTTTCCTATATATGAATGAAGATAACGTTACAAAGTTTAATGCTTTATTTGAAGATGTTGAAAAATTCTTAAGTCATTAA
- a CDS encoding helix-turn-helix transcriptional regulator, with translation MTNSCLHILAKDEYATTRCQDGLILFCPIEGSMHFQQFRKHRTLTDELYIVNNMDVFGINDNGITLEIYISSDWFTELGYSFFDYHYTADLIKSVNEIKDLIAQFALNYLDDNVDKELEIINEIVHLLEKEASIDKKIAEDQYMYAFYGDLKDELDYIYNHISERLTLKDISNKLYISKSNLSSQFHLLLGMGFKKYVDTLKISKSIEMLLTSNKTISEISATLGFSNASTYSKQFKNYLSVTPNEYRTMKKYNKCNGCSDDEISHQLKEYLKKLICSVMPHNILNTYDEIIIGEYHSKGASTFHSVIQINSIKEIKLLFLEGLFRKIGIKDSNVIFCIMPHLAHYSHKLTQDEKIEISKVIIENHLHVAFNVENIERINKLNQSFSHALEQLKKANKNLVTHYNVQFIFNLNEKGIREIYRNLLKMQNLQINYKIGLDITCMLDNPVQFKTLELQIKRLKFDYLYIDNARLASPYLLDNNEGLLLKNILQLENVLDHLNQFDFNNEQLMFLNLVNHQLLNNEEIDLSNSAPLLYRSVAKLKDNFAGFGLNLFSHPDLFNAVHLFDKNGFKITFGLVFNDLSWMMNQTKVEQRFYNITEDTDRYLLYLFDWRVIESESSVDDFNDVDVYINFDNKSLTDEYICVIAKIDDESGNINHIISPELRSKYKWSTPFLMKVEDNFRPYVKIIGHDFRKSPLKVSLKYNAVYLIKIYKQDNVFKMRSTT, from the coding sequence ATGACAAATTCCTGTTTGCATATACTTGCTAAAGATGAATACGCTACTACTCGATGTCAGGATGGATTAATATTGTTTTGTCCTATAGAGGGAAGTATGCATTTTCAGCAATTCAGAAAACACAGAACGTTAACGGATGAATTATACATTGTTAATAATATGGATGTGTTTGGAATCAATGATAACGGGATTACTCTAGAAATCTATATTTCGAGTGATTGGTTTACAGAATTAGGGTACTCTTTCTTCGATTACCACTATACTGCTGACTTAATTAAATCTGTAAATGAAATCAAAGATTTAATAGCACAATTTGCACTTAACTATCTTGATGACAATGTGGATAAAGAACTTGAAATCATAAATGAAATAGTTCATTTGCTTGAAAAAGAGGCTAGTATTGATAAAAAAATAGCTGAAGATCAATACATGTATGCTTTTTATGGGGATTTAAAGGATGAGCTAGATTATATATATAATCACATAAGTGAAAGATTAACGTTAAAGGACATCTCTAATAAGTTATACATATCTAAATCTAATTTATCTTCACAATTTCATCTTTTGTTAGGAATGGGTTTTAAGAAATATGTGGATACATTAAAGATAAGTAAGTCTATAGAAATGCTACTTACCTCAAATAAAACAATTAGTGAAATAAGTGCTACCTTAGGTTTTAGCAATGCTTCAACGTACTCGAAACAATTTAAAAATTATTTGAGTGTAACACCTAATGAGTACCGTACAATGAAAAAATATAATAAGTGCAATGGTTGTTCAGATGACGAGATATCTCACCAACTCAAAGAGTATTTAAAAAAATTAATATGCTCAGTGATGCCTCATAACATATTAAATACATATGATGAAATTATTATAGGAGAATATCATTCTAAAGGAGCTTCTACGTTTCATTCAGTAATTCAAATTAATTCAATAAAAGAAATAAAACTATTATTTTTAGAAGGGTTATTTCGAAAAATAGGTATCAAAGATTCAAATGTTATCTTTTGCATCATGCCACATTTAGCACATTATAGTCACAAATTAACTCAGGATGAAAAGATTGAGATTAGTAAGGTAATTATTGAAAATCATTTACATGTTGCATTTAATGTTGAAAACATTGAGAGAATTAATAAGTTAAATCAAAGTTTTTCACATGCACTCGAACAATTAAAAAAGGCTAATAAAAACTTAGTGACCCACTATAATGTTCAATTTATTTTTAATTTAAATGAAAAAGGAATTAGGGAAATCTATCGTAATTTACTAAAAATGCAAAACTTACAAATCAATTATAAAATAGGACTAGATATAACCTGTATGTTAGATAACCCAGTTCAATTTAAAACACTAGAATTACAAATTAAGAGATTAAAGTTCGACTATCTTTATATAGATAATGCACGTTTAGCTTCTCCTTATTTACTTGATAATAATGAAGGGTTACTTTTAAAAAATATTTTGCAACTTGAAAATGTTTTAGATCACTTAAACCAGTTTGATTTTAACAATGAGCAGTTAATGTTTTTAAATTTAGTCAATCATCAGCTACTGAATAACGAAGAAATAGATTTAAGTAATAGTGCACCTTTGTTATATCGTTCTGTAGCTAAGCTAAAAGATAATTTTGCAGGTTTTGGATTAAATTTATTTTCACATCCTGATTTATTTAATGCTGTACATTTATTCGATAAAAATGGTTTTAAAATAACATTTGGTCTTGTGTTTAATGATTTAAGTTGGATGATGAATCAAACTAAAGTTGAACAACGATTTTATAATATCACTGAAGATACTGATCGTTATTTATTATATCTATTTGATTGGCGTGTAATTGAAAGTGAGTCTAGTGTTGATGATTTTAATGATGTAGATGTCTATATTAATTTTGATAATAAAAGTTTAACGGATGAGTATATCTGCGTTATTGCGAAGATAGATGATGAAAGTGGTAATATCAATCACATTATTTCCCCAGAATTACGTAGTAAATATAAATGGTCAACACCGTTTCTAATGAAAGTTGAAGATAATTTTAGGCCTTATGTAAAGATTATAGGGCATGATTTTAGAAAGAGTCCATTGAAAGTGAGCTTAAAATATAATGCTGTTTATCTTATTAAAATCTATAAGCAAGATAACGTATTTAAAATGCGTAGCACAACTTAA
- a CDS encoding LysM peptidoglycan-binding domain-containing protein, translating into MKKLAFAITAASGAAAVLSHHDAEASTQHKVQSGESLWSIAQKYNTSVDSIKQNNNLNNNMVFPGQVINVGRSGSQSSSSNTSSGSASSHTVQAGESLNIIANKYGVSVDALMKANNLNGYLIMPNQQLTIPNGGSGSGSGDVATQTGSNYNSPTFNHQNLYTSGQCTWYVFDRRSQAGKPISTYWSDAKYWASNASNDGYQVNNSPAVGSIMQSTPGPYGHVAYVERVNADGSILISEMNYTNGPYNTDYRTIPASEISLYAYIH; encoded by the coding sequence TTGAAAAAGTTAGCCTTTGCAATAACAGCCGCTTCAGGTGCAGCAGCAGTTCTATCTCATCATGATGCTGAAGCTTCTACACAACATAAAGTTCAGTCAGGAGAATCTTTATGGAGTATTGCTCAAAAGTACAATACTTCAGTAGATAGCATTAAGCAAAACAATAATTTAAATAATAATATGGTGTTCCCAGGACAAGTTATTAATGTAGGTAGAAGTGGTTCACAAAGTTCTAGTTCAAACACTTCTTCTGGTTCAGCTTCCTCACACACTGTTCAAGCTGGAGAATCTTTAAATATCATTGCGAATAAATATGGTGTATCAGTTGACGCTTTAATGAAAGCCAACAATTTAAATGGTTATTTAATTATGCCTAACCAACAACTTACTATTCCTAATGGTGGATCTGGTTCAGGTTCAGGTGATGTTGCTACTCAAACCGGTAGCAATTATAATTCACCTACATTCAACCATCAAAATTTATATACTTCTGGTCAATGTACATGGTATGTTTTTGACAGACGTTCACAAGCTGGTAAACCAATTAGTACTTACTGGTCAGATGCTAAATATTGGGCATCTAATGCATCAAATGATGGATACCAAGTAAACAATTCCCCTGCTGTTGGTTCAATCATGCAAAGCACACCTGGTCCTTATGGACATGTTGCTTATGTTGAACGTGTCAATGCCGATGGTAGTATTTTAATTTCTGAAATGAATTATACAAACGGACCTTATAACACAGATTATCGTACAATTCCAGCTTCAGAAATATCTTTATATGCATATATTCATTAA
- a CDS encoding inorganic phosphate transporter, whose translation MSYILIVTIAIVIFSLVFDFINGFHDTANAVATAVSTRALTPRRAILLAAIMNFVGALTFTGVAGTITKDIVDPFKLQHGLVVVLAAILAAIIWNLVTWLYGIPSSSSHALIGSIAGAAIASQGSFAVLHYQGFTKIIIVLIISPIIAFCVGFIMYSIVKIVFKNSNLTRANRNFRFFQVFTAALQSFSHGTNDAQKSMGIITLALIVGNLQDGSSVEPHMWVKIACATAMGLGTAVGGWKIIKTVGGNIMKIRPANGAAADLSSALTIFVASSLHFPLSTTHVVSSSILGVGASNRAKGVKWSTAQRMVITWVITLPISAVLAGIIYFILHLFLK comes from the coding sequence ATGTCATATATTTTAATCGTCACGATAGCTATAGTTATATTTTCATTAGTATTTGACTTTATCAATGGTTTCCATGACACTGCCAATGCTGTTGCAACTGCGGTTTCTACAAGAGCCTTAACACCAAGAAGAGCTATTTTGTTAGCGGCAATTATGAACTTTGTTGGTGCTTTAACATTTACAGGTGTTGCTGGAACCATTACGAAAGATATCGTTGATCCATTCAAGTTACAACACGGTTTAGTGGTAGTTCTAGCTGCTATTCTTGCAGCAATTATTTGGAATTTAGTCACTTGGTTATATGGTATTCCAAGTTCATCATCACATGCGTTAATTGGGTCTATTGCTGGTGCAGCTATAGCATCTCAAGGATCTTTTGCTGTTTTACATTATCAAGGTTTTACAAAAATAATTATAGTGTTAATTATTTCGCCTATTATCGCATTCTGTGTTGGTTTCATTATGTACTCTATCGTTAAGATTGTGTTTAAAAATTCTAATTTAACACGCGCGAATCGTAATTTTAGATTTTTCCAAGTTTTTACTGCAGCATTACAATCATTTTCACATGGTACAAATGATGCTCAGAAATCAATGGGGATTATCACTTTAGCCTTAATTGTAGGTAACTTACAAGATGGTTCAAGTGTTGAGCCACACATGTGGGTAAAAATCGCTTGTGCAACAGCTATGGGGTTAGGTACGGCTGTAGGTGGTTGGAAAATCATCAAAACAGTTGGTGGTAATATCATGAAGATTCGTCCTGCCAATGGTGCTGCTGCTGACCTTTCTTCAGCACTTACAATTTTCGTAGCGTCATCGTTACATTTCCCATTATCAACTACGCATGTTGTGTCTTCATCTATTCTAGGTGTAGGGGCTTCAAACCGTGCAAAAGGTGTTAAATGGAGCACGGCACAGCGAATGGTTATTACATGGGTTATTACATTACCAATTTCTGCGGTATTAGCAGGTATTATTTATTTTATTCTTCATCTATTCTTAAAATAA
- a CDS encoding DUF47 domain-containing protein yields the protein MFSKKKDKFMVQLEEMVFNLDRAAIEFGKMDFNTHLDLKAYSDSIKTYESHGDELMHQVITDLNQTFITPIEREDILSLCNAIDDVLDAMEETSAMFEMYSIEYTDEYMAEFVENIQKAVAEMKLAVGLLVDKKLSHMRIHSINIKEFETNCDGILRQSMKHIFNSETDSITLIKIKDIYQSMEEIADKCQTVANNFETIIMKNS from the coding sequence ATGTTTAGTAAGAAAAAGGATAAGTTCATGGTTCAATTAGAAGAAATGGTATTCAACTTAGATCGTGCAGCAATTGAATTCGGCAAAATGGATTTTAACACGCACCTAGATTTAAAAGCTTATTCTGATAGTATTAAAACATATGAGTCACATGGTGATGAATTAATGCATCAAGTTATCACTGACTTAAATCAAACGTTTATTACACCAATCGAACGTGAAGATATCTTATCTTTATGTAATGCAATAGACGATGTTTTAGATGCAATGGAAGAAACGTCTGCTATGTTTGAAATGTATTCTATTGAATATACAGATGAATATATGGCAGAATTTGTTGAAAATATACAAAAGGCAGTCGCGGAAATGAAATTAGCTGTAGGTTTATTAGTAGACAAAAAGTTATCTCATATGCGTATACATTCTATTAATATCAAAGAATTTGAAACAAACTGTGACGGTATCTTAAGACAGTCAATGAAACATATCTTCAATAGTGAAACGGATTCAATCACATTAATTAAAATTAAAGATATTTATCAAAGCATGGAAGAAATAGCAGATAAGTGTCAAACAGTTGCTAATAATTTTGAAACTATAATCATGAAAAATAGCTAA